Proteins encoded by one window of Salvia splendens isolate huo1 chromosome 5, SspV2, whole genome shotgun sequence:
- the LOC121803763 gene encoding protein CELLULOSE SYNTHASE INTERACTIVE 1-like — MGEEETAPSSSSITEKQQLKQAILQISSLISVSHSIKVFTAKWQAARIKLEELFSHLAAIENCGLGYQNELLSTAVEEILATLANYGELARQCSESSYSGKLLMQSDLDMLTARLDAHTGSLRDIYAAGLLEQSHALVVSRPSCPSASKDDVRFYLNDVVSRLKIGGKIMKLEALIAFNEVIREDDRCVKIAIEIDGFVNLLVNLLDFHEEVVEEEAAAAVSSITGFPPGKSALIAAGAIAPLIRVVESGTELSKEFAARCLIKMTENSDNVWAVSAHGGVPALLKICFSEGASGSELVCLACGVLKNLAAVEEIKRFMVEDGAVSGLVALAGSRGDEAAQISALDLLQTMAYRDESIRENIITHGGIPTLVGIMDPAGAVSTKTREVAFRSMTMICLSCERSMLSSGLTDHILHFLRFGEGPVQELALKASFWLCGASEYAKKAMGDAGFMPVIVKFLDSKSFEIREIAAETLSSMLVVPKNRKRFVQDDENVVVLMQMLDPEQGGLGNKKLLLSILMSLARSNSGRKKMLSSGYLKNIEKLAEEEGEDETSDAKKIVKKLSSSRFRNVFNVFRHS, encoded by the coding sequence ATGGGAGAGGAAGAAACCGCCCCCTCGTCCTCATCTATAAcagaaaaacaacaattaaagcAAGCAATTCTTCAAATTTCCTCTTTAATTTCAGTTTCCCATTCAATCAAGGTATTCACCGCGAAATGGCAGGCGGCGAGGATCAAGCTCGAGGAGCTGTTCTCTCACCTCGCCGCCATCGAGAACTGCGGATTGGGCTACCAAAATGAGCTGCTGTCCACGGCGGTGGAGGAGATTCTCGCTACGCTGGCAAATTACGGCGAGCTAGCGCGGCAGTGCTCGGAGTCCTCCTACAGCGGGAAGCTCCTCATGCAGAGCGATCTCGACATGCTCACAGCGAGGCTCGACGCCCACACCGGTAGCCTCCGCGATATATACGCCGCGGGGCTGCTCGAGCAGAGCCACGCACTCGTCGTGTCGAGACCGAGCTGCCCCTCCGCCTCCAAGGACGACGTTCGTTTCTACCTCAACGACGTCGTTTCGAGGCTCAAAATTGGGggtaaaattatgaaattggaAGCCCTAATCGCCTTCAACGAAGTGATTCGAGAAGATGATAGATGCGTCAAGATCGCTATAGAAATTGATGGCTTCGTCAACCTACTTGTCAATTTACTTGATTTTCACgaggaggtggtggaggaggaggccgCCGCGGCGGTCTCCTCCATCACCGGATTCCCGCCGGGGAAATCCGCGCTCATCGCCGCCGGCGCGATTGCGCCGCTGATCAGAGTGGTGGAGAGCGGCACCGAGCTGAGCAAGGAGTTCGCGGCAAGGTGCTTGATCAAAATGACGGAGAATTCCGACAACGTTTGGGCGGTTTCCGCCCACGGCGGCGTCCCTGCTCTGTTAAAAATCTGTTTCAGCGAGGGCGCTAGCGGGAGTGAGCTGGTTTGCTTGGCTTGTGGAGTGCTGAAAAACCTCGCGGCGGTGGAGGAGATCAAGCGGTTCATGGTGGAAGACGGCGCCGTATCCGGCCTCGTCGCCCTGGCCGGAAGCAGGGGCGACGAGGCGGCGCAGATCAGCGCTCTTGATCTTTTGCAGACGATGGCTTATAGAGATGAATCAATTCGGGAGAATATCATTACACACGGCGGAATTCCGACGCTTGTCGGGATCATGGATCCGGCTGGGGCAGTTTCTACAAAAACGAGAGAGGTTGCGTTTCGAAGCATGACGATGATATGCTTGTCGTGCGAGAGGTCGATGTTGAGCTCGGGTTTAACGGATCACATACTACATTTCCTCCGGTTCGGGGAAGGTCCAGTCCAGGAACTGGCCTTAAAGGCCAGTTTCTGGCTGTGTGGAGCGTCCGAGTACGCTAAAAAGGCGATGGGGGACGCAGGGTTCATGCCTGTAATCGTAAAGTTTCTCGATTCCAAGTCGTTTGAGATAAGAGAAATTGCGGCTGAGACGCTATCGAGCATGCTCGTGGTGCCTAAGAATAGGAAGAGGTTCGTGCAGGATGACGAAAATGTCGTCGTTTTGATGCAAATGCTTGACCCCGAGCAAGGGGGGTTGGGGAATAAGAAGCTTCTGCTTTCGATTTTGATGTCGTTGGCAAGGAGTAATAGCGGCAGGAAGAAAATGTTGAGTTCGGGATACCTTAAAAACATCGAGAAGCTAGCCGAGGAGGAGGGTGAGGATGAGACTTCGGATGCGAAGAAGATTGTCAAGAAATTGTCTTCCTCTAGATTTCGTAATGTATTCAATGTTTTCCGGCATTCTTGA
- the LOC121803762 gene encoding heat stress transcription factor A-7a-like, with amino-acid sequence MTIEIGGPSSGDGGSDSSRNVGKGFGPPPAFLTKTFHMVNDPNSNSIISWGKLGDSFIIWDHIKFSVEILPNYFRHNNFSSFVYQLNNYGFRKIGVENQWEYISPDFQEGKPHLLYNMKRRSLQSSTPRRQKDTLEALNKSIDESTQEIKKLKKHQSDIELNIATVRQKATTLEATSNKLVAQWAKACEIIVMREKERSENLEEIPPQENEEDHENEAVKEESEKQPVVLSSGDHESESAAMIGEYSVVLENVKKRLFEDDEVCEDEDTNRNAMAPDFEEWLIHSSTTDLW; translated from the exons ATGACTATAGAGATCGGTGGTCCGAGCAGTGGAGATGGCGGCAGCGACAGCAGTAGAAATGTGGGGAAGGGGTTTGGGCCACCTCCTGCCTTCTTGACCAAGACCTTCCACATGGTCAATGATCCAAACTCAAATTCCATAATTTCTTGGGGTAAATTAGGTGACAGCTTCATTATTTGGGATCACATCAAATTCTCTGTTGAAATACTTCCCAACTATTTCAGACACAATAATTTTTCTAGCTTTGTCTACCAGCTCAACAACTAC GGTTTTCGTAAAATTGGAGTGGAGAATCAATGGGAGTATATAAGTCCAGATTTTCAAGAAGGGAAACCCCATCTTCTCTACAACATGAAGAGACGATCACTCCAAAGCTCAACTCCTCGACGCCAAAAAGACACCCTCGAAGCCCTAAACAAATCCATCGACGAATCGACACAAGAAATCAAGAAGCTAAAGAAGCATCAATCAGACATAGAGCTCAACATCGCCACGGTCAGACAAAAGGCCACCACCCTTGAGGCCACGTCCAACAAACTCGTGGCGCAATGGGCCAAAGCATGCGAGATCATCGTCATGAGAGAGAAGGAGAGGAGCGAGAATCTTGAAGAAATCCCACCTCAAGAAAATGAAGAGGATCATGAAAATGAGGCGGTGAAAGAAGAGTCGGAGAAGCAACCGGTAGTCTTATCATCGGGTGATCATGAATCAGAATCGGCAGCCATGATCGGAGAGTACTCCGTTGTGTTGGAAAATGTGAAGAAGAGACTGTTTGAAGATGATGAGGTGTGTGAAGATGAAGATACAAACAGGAATGCTATGGCTCCAGATTTTGAAGAATGGCTCATCCACAGTTCTACTACTGATCTTTGGTAA
- the LOC121805546 gene encoding external alternative NAD(P)H-ubiquinone oxidoreductase B2, mitochondrial-like has protein sequence MQNMTPIQRLSRTFRDNSSLAKTLIIFTVGGGGFVAFSDAKSDDGISIVNPSEADDKNKKKRVVVLGTGWAGTSFLKNLKDPSYDVQVISPRNFFAFTPLLPSVTVGTVEARSIVEPIRNIVRKKNVNVHYWEAECYRIDAKNKKVYCRSNLAGDPNQIEEIVVDYDYLVVSVGARSNTFNIPGVAENCHFLKEIEDAQKIRRKIVDCFERASLPNLSDEERKKILHFVVVGGGPTGVEFAAELHDYVTEDLVKLYPKVKDAVKITLLEATDHILNMFDKRITTFAEEKFQRDGIDLKTGAMVVKVTDKEISTKQVKNGGEISNMPYGMVVWSTGIGTRPVIMEFMKQVGQGNRRVLATDEWLRVEGTSDIYALGDCATINQRKVMEDIWAIFQKADKDDSKTLTVKEFQETLKDICERYPQVELYLKNKQLSSLVDLLKDSKGDSAKESVEVNLEEFKAALSQVDSQMKNLPATAQVAAQQGSYLADCFNRMEYCEENPEGPLRFRGEGRHRFRPFRYKHLGQFAPLGGEQTAAQLPGDWVSIGHSTQWLWYSVYASKLVSWRTRALVISDWGRRFIFGRDSSGM, from the exons TGGTGGGGGCTTTGTGGCATTTTCTGATGCTAAATCAGACGATGGAATAAGTATTGTCAATCCATCTGAGGCTGATGACAAGAACAAGAAAAAGAGAGTAGTGGTACTTGGAACTGGTTGGGCTGGAACAAGTTTCTTGAAAAACCTGAAAGATCCATCCTATGATGTCCAGGTGATATCACCACGTAATTTTTTTGCTTTCACCCCATTGCTACCAAGTGTGACAGTTGGCACTGTGGAAGCTCGCAGCATTGTTGAACCCATCCGCAACATTGTCAGAAAG AAAAATGTAAATGTTCACTACTGGGAAGCAGAGTGCTACAGGATTGATGCAAAAAATAAGAAAGTCTACTGTCGATCTAATCTGGCTGGTGATCCCAATCAGATAGAGGAGATTGTTGTAGATTATGACTACCTTGTGGTTTCTGTCGGGGCCCGTTCTAATACATTCAATATCCCTGGTGTGGCAGAAAATTGCCATTTTCTGAAG GAAATAGAAGATGCTCAGAAGATCCGCAGGAAGATTGTTGATTGTTTTGAGAGGGCGAGCTTGCCTAATCTAAGTgatgaagaaagaaaaaaaattcttcattttgttgttgttggtgGAGGTCCAACTGGTGTGGAGTTTGCAGCAGAGCTTCATGATTATGTGACTGAAGATCTTGTAAAACTATATCCCAAGGTGAAAGATGCTGTTAAGATAACACTTCTTGAAGCTACAGACCATATTCTGAACAT GTTTGACAAAAGAATTACTACTTTTGCTGAGGAAAAATTTCAGAGAGATGGAATTGATTTAAAAACTGGGGCAATGGTTGTGAAGGTAACAGATAAAGAAATTTCCACTAAACAAGTAAAGAATGGTGGTGAAATATCCAATATGCCATATGGCATGGTTGTGTGGTCAACTGGAATTGGAACTCGCCCTGTTATAATGGAATTCATGAAGCAAGTTGGTCAG GGTAATAGACGTGTACTAGCAACTGATGAGTGGCTACGAGTAGAAGGGACGAGTGACATTTATGCACTGGGAGACTGTGCCACAATCAATCAGCGCAAAGTCATG GAAGATATTTGGGCTATATTTCAAAAGGCAGATAAAGACGACTCCAAGACACTTACTGTCAAGGAATTTCAAGAAACACTCAAGGATATCTGTGAAAGATACCCCCAAGTTGAactatatttgaaaaataaacagTTGAGTAGCCTCGTTGATCTTCTGAAAGATTCAAAAGGGGATTCTGCTAAGGAATCAGTTGAGGTGAATCTGGAAGAGTTCAAGGCAGCTCTTTCTCAGGTCGATTCTCAGATGAAGAATCTTCCAGCAACTGCCCAG gttGCAGCACAGCAAGGTTCCTATCTCGCTGACTGTTTCAACCGCATGGAATACTGCGAGGAAAATCCAGAAGGCCCTCTGCGGTTCAGGGGTGAAGGACGTCACAGGTTTCGTCCTTTCAG GTACAAGCATCTCGGACAATTCGCTCCTTTGGGAGGGGAGCAAACGGCAGCACAACTTCCTGGAGATTGGGTTTCAATTGGTCACAGCACTCAGTGGCTTTGGTATTCTGTATATGCAAG CAAGCTAGTAAGTTGGCGTACTAGAGCGCTGGTGATATCCGACTGGGGTAGGCGTTTCATCTTTGGCAGGGACTCTAGCGGCATGTAA